The following are encoded together in the Opitutus sp. ER46 genome:
- a CDS encoding shikimate kinase, with the protein MNPADVNLYLVGFMGTGKSTVGRAVAQRLGFNLLDSDHEIERLQGRTITDIFARDGEAAFREMERAFVAAGHPGERTVVACGGGLVVQPGMLEQLEARGVVVCLHASIETILERTGRHRTRPLLAVENPDERVRTLYAQREPIYNRCGTVILTDMRPLHDVVGHVIRAWRRDAHDFVRVHA; encoded by the coding sequence ATGAATCCAGCGGATGTTAACCTCTACCTGGTCGGCTTCATGGGCACCGGCAAGAGTACCGTTGGCCGTGCGGTGGCGCAGCGCCTGGGGTTCAACCTGCTGGACAGCGACCACGAGATCGAACGCCTGCAGGGACGCACGATCACCGACATCTTTGCGCGCGACGGAGAGGCGGCGTTTCGGGAGATGGAACGGGCGTTTGTCGCGGCCGGCCACCCCGGCGAGCGGACCGTCGTGGCTTGCGGCGGTGGCCTCGTGGTGCAGCCCGGCATGCTGGAACAGCTTGAGGCCCGCGGGGTGGTGGTCTGCCTGCATGCCTCGATCGAGACGATTCTCGAGCGGACGGGCCGGCATCGGACGAGGCCCCTGCTGGCGGTCGAAAATCCCGATGAGCGCGTGCGCACGTTGTACGCGCAGCGCGAGCCGATCTACAACCGGTGCGGCACGGTGATCCTCACGGACATGCGCCCGCTGCACGATGTCGTCGGCCACGTGATCCGGGCGTGGCGGCGGGACGCGCATGACTTTGTGCGCGTGCATGCCTGA
- a CDS encoding thioesterase family protein produces MIQSRAEITVRYAETDMMGVVYHGSYLPWFEVGRTTLMKDLGLPYRDLEAQGFLLPVLEVNVKYRRPAKYDDVITIVTTMREKPMLRIRLEYEVKRGDELLATGHTVHTFIDREGKVVRPPPQVIAVFDAGFAAADRSATT; encoded by the coding sequence ATGATCCAGTCCAGGGCTGAGATTACCGTCCGCTACGCCGAAACGGACATGATGGGCGTCGTGTACCACGGCAGCTACCTGCCGTGGTTTGAGGTCGGACGCACGACCCTGATGAAGGACCTCGGGCTGCCGTACCGCGATCTCGAGGCCCAGGGTTTTCTCCTGCCCGTGCTCGAGGTGAACGTGAAGTACCGCCGTCCCGCGAAGTACGACGACGTGATCACGATCGTCACCACGATGCGCGAGAAGCCGATGCTGCGTATCCGCCTGGAGTATGAGGTGAAGCGTGGCGATGAACTGCTCGCGACCGGTCACACGGTGCACACGTTCATCGACCGCGAGGGCAAGGTCGTCCGGCCGCCCCCTCAGGTGATTGCCGTCTTCGACGCGGGCTTTGCCGCCGCCGACCGGTCCGCGACCACCTGA
- a CDS encoding glycosyltransferase family 4 protein, with protein MSASCTDDQRPVFLITHEFYPKRGGIATFTEEIARATAKLGYNVEVWAQSAPEQAAKEDWPFQLRRLPLKGSHDLGCQIQLARELIRRRRDLRHATVYLPEPGPMLAMMLLQFFHAFRPHRLVLTFHGSEILKFTSSPVRRALARRLIQHATRISTLTHFTRDLLLSHFPEAREKIFLTPGALRSDFAVVPPRRTARKDKTVVLTVGRLHPRKGQLETLQALQLLPAATRAKLEYWIVGGQSRNGYEAALREAAAKRPDLTVRFFGNIPDDELSDVYERADIFAMTSVNLETSIEGFGLVYIEAAAHGLPVVAHDVGGVSEAVVDGVTGLLVPPHRPVQLAAAFEKLIHDPDLRRRLGDSGRAFAQRNCWKQSAAALFSPEDAVI; from the coding sequence ATGAGTGCCTCGTGCACCGACGACCAACGGCCTGTCTTCCTGATCACCCACGAATTCTATCCGAAGCGCGGGGGCATCGCCACGTTCACGGAGGAGATCGCCCGAGCCACGGCCAAGTTGGGGTACAACGTCGAAGTCTGGGCCCAATCTGCGCCCGAGCAGGCCGCCAAGGAAGACTGGCCCTTCCAGCTGCGCCGTCTGCCCTTGAAGGGCTCGCATGATCTCGGCTGCCAGATCCAGCTCGCGCGCGAGTTGATCCGGCGCCGCCGCGACCTTAGGCATGCGACGGTCTACCTGCCGGAGCCAGGCCCGATGCTGGCCATGATGCTGCTGCAGTTTTTCCACGCGTTTCGCCCTCACCGGCTGGTGCTCACCTTTCACGGCTCCGAGATTCTCAAGTTCACGAGCAGCCCGGTACGCCGTGCCCTCGCGCGGCGGCTGATCCAGCACGCCACCCGGATCAGCACCCTCACCCACTTCACCCGCGACCTCCTCCTGTCTCACTTCCCGGAAGCCCGGGAGAAGATATTCCTCACCCCGGGCGCGCTCCGCTCCGACTTCGCGGTCGTTCCGCCCCGGCGCACCGCCCGCAAGGACAAAACCGTTGTCCTGACGGTAGGGCGCCTGCACCCGCGCAAAGGACAGCTCGAGACGCTTCAGGCGCTCCAGCTGCTGCCGGCCGCCACCCGTGCCAAGCTCGAGTACTGGATCGTGGGCGGTCAAAGCCGCAATGGCTACGAAGCCGCCCTCCGCGAGGCCGCTGCCAAACGGCCCGACCTCACGGTCCGTTTCTTCGGCAACATTCCCGACGACGAACTCTCGGACGTTTACGAACGCGCCGACATCTTTGCGATGACCAGCGTCAACCTCGAGACGAGCATCGAGGGCTTCGGGCTCGTCTACATCGAAGCCGCCGCCCACGGCCTGCCCGTCGTCGCCCATGATGTCGGCGGCGTGTCCGAAGCTGTGGTCGATGGCGTCACGGGCCTGCTGGTGCCGCCGCACCGGCCCGTGCAACTGGCAGCCGCTTTCGAGAAACTCATTCACGACCCGGATCTGCGACGTCGCCTCGGCGATTCCGGCCGCGCCTTCGCCCAGCGCAACTGCTGGAAGCAATCGGCCGCCGCCCTCTTCAGTCCAGAGGACGCCGTCATATGA
- the queG gene encoding tRNA epoxyqueuosine(34) reductase QueG, with translation MPDLVSAASRQARLRARLHELGFDAVRFAQLEAGPAPPVPGGLAEWLAAGMHADMHWMERSLDKRLDPGLVLSGARSMILLGVSYWHGQLATPTGGADAPRWARYALHEDYHDTMKPALVAAGRAIEALYGVEATDYRYYVDTGPVIERGWAARAGLGFVGKNAMLIAPRDHGNWLILAAILTRLDFVPDEPLRKPAARADAATETASARPPVGLLCGKCTRCLDACPTRAFAAPGVVDARRCVSYQTIENKGVIPRELRAGIGQRIYGCDLCLEVCPWNRFAREGRRLLLAARHDLAALTLEDLLALTPERFAEVFRRTPIKRLKLAGLLRNACVVAGNSGDRLLLPQLLNLAVAHPLPLVRAHAVWAVRQLGGGDALVAARAKETDPLVLAEYDACRPAPGGA, from the coding sequence ATGCCTGACCTCGTTTCCGCCGCCTCCCGACAAGCGCGGTTGCGCGCGCGGCTGCACGAACTGGGGTTCGATGCGGTGCGCTTTGCGCAGCTCGAGGCGGGACCGGCTCCCCCCGTCCCGGGCGGGCTGGCGGAGTGGCTGGCGGCGGGGATGCACGCGGACATGCACTGGATGGAGCGTTCGCTGGACAAGCGGCTCGATCCGGGACTCGTGCTGTCGGGCGCGCGGAGCATGATCCTGCTCGGCGTGAGCTACTGGCACGGGCAACTCGCGACGCCGACGGGAGGTGCCGATGCGCCCCGCTGGGCGCGGTATGCGCTGCATGAGGATTATCACGACACGATGAAGCCGGCGCTGGTCGCGGCGGGGCGTGCCATCGAGGCGTTGTACGGCGTGGAGGCGACAGACTACCGCTACTACGTCGACACCGGCCCGGTGATCGAGCGTGGCTGGGCGGCGCGCGCGGGCCTCGGTTTCGTGGGCAAGAACGCCATGCTCATCGCGCCGCGCGACCACGGGAACTGGCTGATTCTGGCGGCGATCCTGACCCGGCTGGACTTCGTGCCGGACGAGCCCTTGCGGAAACCCGCCGCGCGGGCCGATGCCGCGACAGAGACGGCATCCGCGCGGCCGCCCGTGGGACTGCTTTGCGGAAAATGCACCCGATGCCTGGACGCGTGTCCGACGCGGGCGTTTGCGGCGCCGGGCGTGGTGGATGCGCGCCGTTGCGTGTCGTATCAGACAATCGAAAACAAGGGCGTGATTCCCCGCGAGTTGCGGGCCGGCATCGGCCAGCGGATCTATGGGTGCGATCTGTGCCTGGAGGTTTGCCCGTGGAACCGTTTTGCCCGCGAAGGTCGGCGGCTGTTGCTAGCGGCGCGCCACGACCTGGCGGCGTTGACGCTGGAGGATCTCCTGGCGCTCACCCCGGAGCGTTTTGCGGAGGTTTTCCGCCGGACGCCCATCAAGCGGCTAAAGCTGGCCGGGCTCCTGCGGAATGCCTGCGTGGTGGCGGGAAACAGCGGCGATCGATTGCTGCTGCCGCAGTTGCTCAACCTCGCGGTGGCGCATCCGCTGCCGCTTGTACGGGCCCATGCCGTCTGGGCGGTGAGGCAGCTGGGTGGGGGCGACGCCTTGGTCGCGGCGCGTGCGAAGGAGACGGACCCGCTGGTGCTCGCGGAGTACGACGCGTGCCGCCCGGCTCCGGGCGGGGCGTGA